GCAGGTAGGTGAAGGCTTCGAGGGCCGCCTTGATGTGTTCGGCGGTTTCCTGGTTGAAAACCTTGAGGCGCACCAGTTCTTCAAGGCGGTCGATGGTGGTGGTCGCGTCGAGGTGGTGTTCAAGCAGGAAGATGCGGATGCAGTCGACGATGAAGATACTGCCGGCCTGCTTGAGGGACAGCTGCCCCTTGTGTTTTTCGTCCCGTTCGACGGTGAAACGTCCGAGCAGACCGAGAGGGGGCTTGTGTTTGAAATCGAGATCCATCAGCTGCCAGAGGAAAATTTCATTTTTGCGGATCAGGTCATGGACGATTTTGCGCAGATCCTGGCAGAGAGCGGGGTCGCCGACCAGCGGCATGAAGTCGAAGAAGATGGTGGAATAGCGGACCTTCTGCGGTTCCGGCACCCGGATCCAGTCGGTGATGCGGGCCCGCCAGTCCTTGAGCCGGCCGCGCCACAGGGGATTGTTGACCATCACCTTGCCCTTACAGAGGGGGTAGCCGATGCGGGCGAAGGTCTCGACCAGTCGTTCGGCGAAGGGGATGAAAAAGGCGTCGATCTCCTCGGCTCGTTCGTCGGGGAAATCCTCGTAGATGAAGCCGTTGTCCTGGTCCGGGCCGAGCAGCATCTCCTTGCGACCGCCGCTGCCCATGATGATGAAGCAGAAACGGATGTCGGGCAGGACCAGCCCCTCCTGCTGAACCTGTTCCAGGACGATCTCGTAACCACGGCGCAGGATGCAGTGATGGATGTAGGAGAGAATCTCCATGGTTTCGAAGGGGGAGCGGGTTTCCCCCATCAGCGCCTTGGCGACCTTGACCACCTCGGCGCGGGTGGCGACCAGCTCCTCGATGGACTGCGCCTCCTTGACGCTGCCGACCAGCAGCATCGATTTCTGGCTGCGGTACTTCATCAGGTCGCGCAGGGAGACGATGCCGACCAGTTCCCCTCGATCGACGATCGGCATGTGCTTGATCCGGTGCCCCATCATGAAGGTGGTCGCTTCATACATGTAGGTTTCCGGGGTCATGGTGTGCGGGTTGGCGGTCATGATGTCGGCGGCTATGGCCTGCCGCGGGTCGATATCATCCCTCGCCAGGACTTTGGCGACCAGGTCGTGCTCGGTGATGATGCCCCGAGGGTGCCTGGTTTTTCCCGGGCAGACCAGTATCGCGCCGATGTTGTGCAGGGTCATGGTGCGGGCAATGTCATTGACCGGAGTCTCTGGCGAACAGGTCTTGACCGGTGAGGTCATGATCTCGGAGAGGCGCTTCTTGAACGGATATGCCTCCATCAGCGCCAGGGTGTTGCGGCTGTTTTCGCTGACCATGTCGGCGTAGAGGCTGCGCACCCGGGAAAAGATCGCCCTGGTGAAATACTCGGTGATTTCGGGGTGCCGCTTGCCGGCCTCGGCCAGCAGATGGTCGGGGATCAGATAGCATTCGGTCGGTTTGACGGTGCGGGCGCCGGCGGTATAGGCCTGGTTGGTGAAGACCGGGGTACCGCCGAAGAAGGAGCCTTCCTTGCGGTAGTCGACCACCATCTCGTCGCCACCGGGGGTGAGGGCGACGATTTCCACCAGGCCTTCCTTGATCACGTAGAGGTAGCCGGTCGGTTTGTCATGCTGGTTGAAAATGTGGGTCTGCGGCGGGTACTTCCTGATCACCGCGGCCTTGCTGAATTCTTCAAACACTTCCTCGGGCAGGTGGTTGAACGGCTCGGTGTCCCGCAGTTTTCTGATCAGACCCATGGCATGTCACCCTGTAGGAAGGTTGTAGCAGTGTAATGAAGGACTTATCGGTTTCGGAGCGTCATTTCATTAGTGTTGCTCTGTGAAAATATAGCACAACCGGTGGGATTTGCGGGGAAGAGGGGGATGGGGGATGGGAGATGGGCGCTGACACTGATGGGAGATGGGCGCTGACACTGATGGGAGATGGGCGCTGACGCTGATGGGAGATGGGCGCTGACGCTGATGGGAGATGGGCGCTGACACTGATGGGAGATGGGCGCTGACGCTGATGGGAGATGGGCGCTGACGCTGATGGGAGATGGGCGCTGACGCTGATGGGAGATGGGCGCTGACGCTGATGTTAAGCGTTAGATGTAAAAGCTTTTGCATCCCACATCTCACATCTCACATCTCACATCTCACATCAGCGAAGCGTCCATGACGCGGCCTTTTAAGATTTTTTCTTCTTGCCGAACTTGAACTGGTAGGGGTTGGCCTGGCGACTGATGATGAAATCGAGAAACACCTTGCCCCAGAGGGTGAGGCCGGCCATGGCGCTCCAGGTCTTGTAGGGGAGCAGGGCCGACAGGACGCCGATAATGGTGAACAGGGCGACGGCGCCGGCGACCAGGTTGACGGTGCCGGTATAGGGGGCCCACTTCTCCGGATCCTTCGGCGCCTCACCCCGCTTCAGGGCGACTTCACTGTAGTCGTGTTTCCTGAAAATGCGGTAGGCACGCCGCAGCCAGATGAAAGCCATGGGGAAGAGGGCGAGAAAGAGAATCCAGGTTATGGCGACGCTGATATCAAAAACCATCTTTTACTCCTGCATGAGCCGGCGTCACGGGCCGGGTGAAGCTGAGAAAAAAACCCCGCCAGCAACAACTGGCGGGGCTGAATGATAGAACAGATTTCAACGAAAGTACAACGTGATTTCCCGTTGCTCAGTGAGCGCCGGTCACTTCGCCCGAGCCCTTCGGAATCCGGACCTGCTCGACCATGTTGGCGATGTCTTCGGGAACCGGCTCGGTCATGTTCTTGACCGCGAAGGCAACCGCGAAGTTGACCAACGCGCCGATGGCGCCGAAGGCGTTCGGCTCAATGCCGAGGAAGAAGTTCGCCTTGCCGCCGAACAGGCCGAGGAAGGAGGTTCCCTTGATGAAGAAGATCCCCTTGTGGGCGAAGACGTAGAGCATGGTGATGCCGATACCGGCGAGCATGCCGGCGATGGCGCCCTGCTTGTTCATGGTCTTGGAGAAGATGCCCATCATCAGCGCCGGGAAGATCGAGCTGGCGGCCAGGCCGAAGGCGATGGCCACGGTGCCGGCGGCGAAGTCCGGGGGATTCAGGCCGAGGTAGCCGGCGACCAGGATCGAGCAGGCCATGGCGATTTTACCGGCCATCAGCTCACCCTTCTCGGAGAGGTCCGGCATGAACTTCTCTTTCAGCAGGTCATGCGAGATCGCCGAAGAGATGGCGAGCAGCAGACCGGCAGCGGTCGACAGCGCGGCGGCAAGACCACCGGCGGCAACCAGGGCGATGACCCAGTTGGGCAACAGGGCGATCTCGGGGTTGGCGAGAACCATGATGTCCTTGTTGACCGTCAGCTCGTTGCCTTTCCAGCCGGCGGCGGCGAACTTGGGATCCTTGGACTTGTCATTGTAGAGCTGGATACGGCCGTCGCCGTTTTTGTCGGTGAATTTCAGCAGACCGGTTTTTTCCCAACGCTTCATCCAGTCGGGACGCTCAGCGTACTTGATCTGGGCATCCGGGGCGGTGATGTTGTTGTCGGTCATGATTTTCGGGTTGATGGTGGTCAGCAGGTTGATCTTGGCCATCGCGGCAACCGCGGGAGCGGTGGTGTAGAGGATGGCGATGAAGACCAGGGCCCAACCGGCCGAAGCACGGGCGTCCTTAACCGTGGGGACGGTGAAGAAGCGCATGATAACGTGCGGCAGACCGGCGGTGCCGATCATCAGCGAAGCGGTGTAGACGAAGGTGTTCAGCATGCTGCCGCGCATGTGGGTGGTGTACTGGGCAAAACCGAGATCAACGGAGATCTGGTCAAGCTTGGCCAGCAGCGAGACGCTGGAGCCGGCAAGGTCGGAACCGAGGCCGAGCTGCGGCAGCGGATTGCCGGTCAGGTGCAGGGAGATGAAGACCGCCGGCACGGTGTAGGCCAGGATCAGCACGCAGTACTGGGCCACCTGGGTGTAGGTGATCCCCTTCATGCCGCCGAAAACGGCGTAGCAGAAGACGATCGCCATCCCGACGAAGATCCCGGTGGAGTTGGAGACCCCGAGGAAACGCGAGAAGGCAACGCCGACACCGGTCATCTGACCGATGATGTAGGTCAGGGAAGCCATCAGCAGGCAGAGAACCGCCACCGTGGAGGCACCCTGGGAATAGTAGCGGGTACCGAAGAACTGCGGAACGGTAAACTTGCCGAACTTGCGCAGGTAGGGGGCGAGCAGCATGGCAAGCAGAACATAGCCGCCGGTCCAGCCCATCAGGAACAGCGCGCCGCCATAACCGAAGGCGGCGATCAGGCCGGCCATCGAGATGAAGGATGCGGCCGACATCCAGTCAGCGCCGGTCGCCATACCGTTGAGAACCGGATGGACCGAGCCGCCGGCTGCGTAGAATTCTTTGGTGCTGCCCGCGCGGGCCCAGATGGCGATGCCGATATAAAGCGCGAAGGTCAGACCGACAATCAGATAAGTTAATCCTTGAAGACCCATGTCAGATATCCTCCTTAATCTTCGTGAACGTCAAATTTTTTGTCGATATTTCCCATCAATTTGGCGTAGATGAAGATGAGTGCGACAAAAACATACATGGAACCCTGTTGGGCAAACCAGAAGCCGAGCGGATATCCGCCAAGGTGAATGCTGTTCAGTGCCGGGGCCAGCAAAATGCCCAAGCCGTAGGAAACGATGAACCAGACGATCAGGACGTTCCTGATCAGGCCCAGGGTCGCTTTCCAATAACCTTCATGATCGTGTTGCATAGAATGCCTCCTCTCTCCTCTTGTAATACGTTTGTGTGATGAAACGTTGACGCGAAATGGGTGGTTCGGTGATCTCGAACAATCCCGTTGACCGAACAGCTCGTTTCGCAACCTCCTTTCAGCGTGAATACAACCCGAATGTCAGGGATGATCCCCTAAATATGATGTTTTCCCCTGCTTTTGGCAGGGGGGTGCTGCCTGGTTTTCGGTCCGTTGAGATAATGACCGACGTGTCCGAGCTTGTTGGAGATGACAACCCCGGTTTCGATCAGTTCCGGCAACAACCCCGCCGCAAGCTGATCCTGCGGAACGCGGAACTCCGGAACAATCATGCAGAGACCCCCGCAGAGCTTTCCGCCGTTGCCGAACAAAGGCACCGCCAGTGACGCGACCCCGTCTCCGAGGACACCACAGTCACGGCTCCAGCCCCGGACCTGCACCCTGGCAAGATCCTCTGTCAGGGTGCAACGGTTCGTCGCTTTTGCCGTGCCGTCGTCGAAAGCCAGGTGAATCTGCCCGGCGGCGGTTGCCGTCAGTGGATAACGGCGACCCATCAGGGAGACAATTTTTACCTGATGGGTGGTATCGACCATGTCAAAGAACAGAACGTCCGACCCTCGTCTGACCGTCAGGTAGACGGTCTCGTTGCAGTCGCGGACCAGTTTTTCCATTTCCGGTTTGGCTTTGCGCAACAAGCCCATGCGGGCCAGGAATTTCTGCGCGACTTCAAATGCCGACAGGCCGAGGCGATATTTGCTGGTGTTGTCTTCCCGTTCGACGTAGCCGCGATTTTCAAAGGTCGCCATAAGGCGAAAGACGCTGGTTTTGTTCATGCCCAGGCGTTGGCTGAGTCGCGAAATCCGAACCGCCTCTTCCTCGTCGCAAAGAGCCTCAAGGACATCCAATGCATTCTCTACGGACTGGATTGAGTACGAATCGCGCCCTCTCGCGGCCAATTGAACATCCTTTCGTTGGGCCGGTCGGCCGATTGAACCCTCTGGATCGTCGAATCGATGAAACAATTGCCGAAAACCTAATACGCCGTTTTATTTTTGTCAACTTCTTTTTTCTGTCAGGTTGAAGGCGGCCGGAGAAATCTTTAATTTCGGTGTGTTATGGTTTAAATATTGTTATGAAAATTGTCGTAATTTGTTTTCAATTTTGCCCATTTAGGCCCGGTCAGGGTCTTTTTTTCAGGGCGGATAAAAACGCTTTTACCTCGCATGGTATTTCTTTTGACAAATCGCTTTGAAAACGGGTTCACTGCCATGGCTCGTGGCTGGTCCGCAACGGGCAAAAATATTTCTTGATCAGATCAGGAAGGCTTGTTTTGTTTTTCAGAAACAAGTCTACAATTTTGTGACGTTGTTTCAACTGGTGAATCAATGAAAAGTGTTTTTCCGTTTTTCCACGTGTCGCAAGCTGTTTCGGAAAGGACGGGGAAGTGAGGTGTCGCAGATTTAAGTGACGGATTGAACACCTGTTTGATGGGCCGTCGGCCGTTCCGGTTCGTCAGGCGTTGCGGATGTGGATCATCACCTTTTCGGTCACTTTTTTCTCCCCTCTGTCGGGGCATGGCAGGCGCGTGGGTGCTCCGGAGGTCAGGAATTCAGGTAGCTGCCGAGAAAACCGAGTTTTGATGAAATGGTTTGTCCGGCTTCCCGCAAGGGGGGGAGAAAGTTGTCGCGCAGTCGTTGCTCGTCCAGGCGGAAATCGGGACCGAGGAAGGAAAGACTGGCCGGGACCGTTCCCTCGCCATTGAAGAGGGGGACTGACAGGCAGGCGATGCCCTCACCCAGCACATCGTGGCCGGACGCCCAGCCGCGGCGATGGATTTCGGCCAGTTCACGGCTGAGGGGCTGCTCGGTGGGGGAATGGGCAAGGATGACGCTACCGGCGGCGATTTCGGACAGTGGATATCGTTTGCCGACCAGCGAGATGATCTTGACCTGCTGTGGCGTGTCGACCATGTCCAGGAACAGCAGTTCATCATCGCGACGCAGGGCCAGGTAGACAGCTTCGTCGCATTCTCTCGCCAGTCGTTCCATAACCGGTCGCGCCTGGCGCAACATGGTCATGCGTGAAATCAGTTTCTGGCCGACTTCGTAGGCCGACAGCCCGAGGCGGTAACGTCCGGTCTGTTCTTCGCGTTCGACATAGCCGCGATTTTCAAAGGTTGCCAGCAGTCTGAAGACACTGGTCTTGTTCATGCCGAGTTTTTCGCTCAGCCTGGATATCTGTACGTCTCCGGGTTCGTCGCACAGTGCTTCCAGGACGGCCAGCGCGTTGTCCACCGAATGGATCGAGTAAGATTCCTTGTCGCGTGTGGGCAAAAGTCCCTCCGGGTTTGCGGCTGCTGCAGGTCAAGGGCATGGACGGGGAAATGCGATCCCGTCAATTACAGGATATGGATGAAATTAATACAGCGTTTTATTATTGTCAACAGCTGCCTGAATATTTCTTTCGGAAAAATGAAGAGGGATATGAAACCACGCGGTGACCGGTTTCAACGCGTTGAAGCGGGAGGGGATGAGGTCGCGGCGGAAAACCTCAAAAAGCACATTAATTACCTGAAGAGGAAGTCGTTTTCGGGTAAAAATTAAAAGCCGTTTTATCATTCAGCCGGTGGCGGCGGGCTGTTGCTGACGGGACGGTCTCTCTGCAGTTTCTCCACCAGCGGCCGGTCCGCTTCCAGGAAGTCATATTCCGGAAGTTGTTCCGCGGGCAACCAGCGGTGATCGGCGACCTGGAGATGGCGGAGGGCCCCGCCCCTGATCCGGCAACGATAGGCGAGGATCAGCACCGCTCCCCAGGGGTAGCGATGGTAAAGGGTTTCGACGATGTCTTCAGCGCTGATCTCGAGGTTGAGTTCTTCCCGCAGTTCACGCTCCAGGGCCTGACGCGGGGATTCTCCAGGTTCCATTTTTCCTCCCGGAAATTCCCATTTTCCGGCGTGTCGGGAGCCTTCCGGGCGCTGGGTGACCAGGATGAGACCGTCTTCTTCGATGATGGCCGCTGTGACCAGTAAAGGGGGCATGGTTGCTGTCCTCGTGGCTGTTGCTGGTTTGGTTTCGGTTTTTGTCATTGTCCTCGTCGGCTATAAAAATCGGTGCGCAGCGGCGGCCGAAAACAATCTGGCGCCTGGTCTCGCATGCTATATAGGCTGCGGGAGGGAGGGCTTTTTTGCTGACACCCCCGCGCCTCTGTGTTAAAAACGGTCGCCTGAGGCCGGGCGTGTGGCCGGTCGCATTAACTCGCAGCAGGGTCGAATCATGTTCAAGCTTTCCGACAAGGGTCGCGGCATCCGCGATATGTTCGATGCCATCGCCCCACGGTACGATCTTCTGAATCGTCTGCTTTCTGCCGGGGTGGACCGTCGCTGGCGGACCTTTGCCGTCAGTCGGCTGCGGATTCCCGCTGACGGCCGGGTGCTCGACGTGGCGACCGGCACCGGGGATGTCGCCCTCGAAATCGCCGCGCGAACCTCGTCATCGGTACGGATCGTCGGCTCGGACCTGACCCAGGGAATGCTGGTGGTCGGCCGCGACAAACTGGCCGCCACCCCCTACCGAGAGCGGATCAGCCTGGTGAACGCGCCCTGCGAGTCCCTGCCGCATCCCGACTGCAGTTTTGACGGCGTGACCATCGCCTTCGGCATCCGCAACGTGGTCGACCGCGACGCCGGGCTGCGTGAAATGTACCGGGTCCTCAAACCGGGCGGCCGGGTTGTCATCCTCGAATTCTCCACTCCGACCAATCCCCTGTTCCGGGTGATCTATCATTTCTATTTCCGCCGGATCCTGCCTCTGCTCGGCGGCCTGCTCTCCCGGCGCAGCGCCTACCGGTACCTTCCCGAATCAGTGATGGAATTTCCCGACCGGGAGAAATTCGGACAGATGATGGCCGAGGCCGGTTTTCGCAACCTGAGTCAGCATGATCTGACCGGGGGGATAGCCACGGTCCACGTCGGCGAAAAGTGAGCAGGGCTGATGAAAAACGCCCATCTGCGGCGTTGCCCTCATTCCTGCGTCAACAACGTACCTTCCGGTACGCCTTATTCCGCAGCACTGAGGGCGCCTTGCATCTGGACATTTTTGATCAGCCTCGGGCCGTTCGTTTTATCTGTCTGATCCGACAATTCTATTCCACGTCGACGCCGAGGACGTTTTTCATCTGCCGGAGGGCGAAGTCACCGTCGGCGGGGTCGAGGGGGGCAACGCAGTCGGTCGGCACCCGGACGTGAAATCCGCGCATCACCGCGTCGGCGGCGGTGTAGAGGATGCAGATGTTGGTCACGCAGCCGGTGAGAACCAGTTCCTCCACGTCGAGTTTCTGCAGCAGGGATTCCAGATCGGTGGCATGGAAGCCTGAGTAGCTGGTCTTGGCGACCACCGCTTCGCCGGTCTGCGGCGCCAGGTCGGCCACCACTTCGGCGCCGGGTGTGCCCCTGACCGCGTGGACCGGCCATCCCATGCGGGAGAACTCGCGATCATCCGCGGCATGAGCGTCGCAGATGTAGATCACCGGGAGGCCGTCCCGTCGGGCCGCGGCAATCCGCTGCCGCAGGGCCGGCAGGATCTCCCGGGCCCGGGGAACTTCCAGCGGCGCCCCGGCGAGAACAAAATCGTTGAGCATGTCGACAACCAGCAAAGCCTGACGCATGGCTTACCTCCCGTCTCCCCCTCATCTCCCATCTTACATCTTACTGCTTTGTCACTCCTTCGGATTCACCGACTGCGGCAGGATGACGTCTCCGGGATCGGTGATCACCTTGCCCGGCAGGGTCAGAACCCGTTTGAAAATGCCGAACACCTTGTTCGACAACGAGGTGATCGGAACGGGAACGACCTCGGGCTGATCGGCGCTGCCCTTGACGGTGAAATGGGCGGTAATCAGGGCCTTCTCCTTGCCGGTCAGTATCCAGCCGGCGATGGGGATCTTGGTGATGATCTTGTCCACCGTTTTCAACGGTTTGATGCCGAGGACGGCGTCGATACGGTTGTCGTTGAGGTCGTATTCGCCGACCATGGAGAGGTCCATCGCTTCGCTGTGAACCAGCAGGTCTTCGGTTTTGAGTAGTCCCCCGGCAAGGCTGAAGGTGGCGTCGATCTTCTTGAAGGGCATGCCCTCTTCCGCCATGTCGGGCAGGTGCAGGCTGAACAGCTGGGAGACATTGAGCAGCGAGAAGAGTTTGGAGAGAACCTTGAACCGCTTCAGGACACCGTCGTCGATTTCCAGGTTGATGCCTCCCCGGGAGGTTCTGATGAAATCGTTACCGGTCAGTCCTTCGAGGTAGAAATCGCCCCGCAGGGTGCCGGTGAGAATGCTGTCGCGTTGCAGCAGGTCACGGTGGATCCCCTGGGCGGGGAAGTTTTCGACATGGCCTGAAACGATCAGTCGGGATGTGTGGTCCGGGCCGGTCTTGACAATGACCTGGCCGCTGCCGAAGCCCTCTCCGGAATAGAACTGCAGCGGGGCGATGCTGAGCCGCCCCCGGCCGTCGCCGGTTATGGTGCCGGTGGCATTGATGAACCTGAGACGGCTCAGCTTGCCGGTCGCAACGCGGGCCTTGATGCTGATGGTCGGTTCCGGCGGCGGGGCGGTCATGGGTTTTTCCGCGGGGGCCTGTTTCGGGTTGCCGGGATGTTTCCAGAGGGCGATAACTTCGTCGATGTCGGCGTAGGCGGCATCGATCTGCAGGGCGATATGCGGCTGGTGCCAGCCCTGCATGGTTCCGGTGACGACACAGTCGGTGCCGCCGTCGAGCCTGACCTTGATCAGGTCGAAGTCAATGCCGCGGGCGGCAATGGTGATGCGGCCGTCGAGGTCACGCAGCTTCTGTTTTCTTGAAGGAAAGATCAACTCATGGGCGCCGACGCTTCTGGCCTGCAGGTGCAGTTGCAGCTCCGGCCTGGTGAAATCATTCAGTTGGAGCTGCAGGGTGACGGGCGATTGACCGAGGCGGGCGTTGAGCAGGACCGTCTTCATGCCCCGGCCGGTCAGCAGCAGGGTGCCGTTGATGCGCTGCAGGTCAGCCAGGCTGCGGGTCAGGTGAACACCGACATCATGCAGCTGCAGTCGTCCATTGATGGTGGGGACCGGCCCGGCTGCAGACCGCAGTTTCAGATCGAGGTCGAGGGTCCCCCGCGGTCGGTGCGGGGCCAGGTGGCGACTGCGTTTCAGTAGCTGCTGAAGATCGAGGCGGGTTCCCCGCAGGCGCAGTTTCCAGTCGCTGCCCGATCGCCAATGTCCTTCCGCTGTCAGACTCTCCCCGGCCAGGTCGAGCCGGCTGTCGGCAAGGTCCCAACTGTCTCCCTTTTTGCTCAATGTCGCCCGCAGGCGTCCGGCCTCCCCGGGATTCTTGCTGAACCAGCCGGGATAGTCCAGCCGCAGGGAGGTCAGGTCGCCGTCGAGGCCGATTGTCAGGTTTCCCGGTCGCCCCCTGCAGGACCAGCGCAGGGGGACCGTTCCCTGCAGGATGAGAGCGGTTTGCTTGTTGTCGGGCAGTAGTGACCGCAGTTGCTGCAGGGGCGGGGGCTGCAGGGTTCCCTGCAGCGCAAATCGCGGGGGCGTGTCAAGAGTGATGCTGCCGGTCAGGGTCTGGAGGCGGCCGGCCCACCTGGCCTGGAACGTCTTGGCGATAATGCGGCCGTCGATCAGCTGCAGTTGCCCCTGCCCCTGCTCCAGGGGCGGCAGACCGGAGAGCTTCCAGCTGAGCTGATCGAAGTCGGCGTCGATCCGCAGCTTGTTGAGCAGGTTGTTGTCGGTGAGTTGTGCCAGGGGAGTCGGCGGCAGGTCGATGGTGGCGCTGATCCGCCCCTTCTCGGTTTGTTCAAGCAGCCCGACCGGGAGCAATGGCTCCGGGGCCAGTTCCAGCCAGCTGTGCAGGGATGCTCGGGGGAGCTGGAAGTGGGCGGACAGGACTTGCCGGCGCAGTGCAATTTTTCCATCGAGCCGCAGATCGTTGTGTTTCAGGGTGATATCCCGCAATCGATCGGTTGCCGGGTCGTCTCGTTGCCAGGTGGCGGCCAGCTGCCATTGACCGACCGGCCGGGTCGGTCGGTCGCCGATGGTGTACCGGGCCTGGGGGGCGATCAGGGTGGATTGGATAGCGATTCCACCGACGGCGGAGCCTTTGAGCCGGGCGGAGAGGAACGCCTTCCCGGTGAGGCGCAGTTTTTTCATGCCCAGTCGCCTGGCGACAGCGTCCAGCGGCAGGTGTTTCAGCTGCAGTTCCAGATCAATCCGGTTGTGTGCGGTTTTGCCCCGCCAGGGAGAGGCGATCTCCCCGGTCATGGCCAGTTCCGACGCGTTGTCGTCGAGCTCCGTGATGCCCTGCAGGCTGATACCGAGACGCTGCCCGGGGCGATTCTCGATGCGCAGGTCGATGTCCCGGAGACTGAGTGTTTTTACGGCCGCGGTTTCGGGCAGGCGCACGCTGATTGCGCCAGACTGCATGCGGACCTTTCGCAGGCTGGTGGTCATGGAGCGGGGGCTGGAATTCTGCGCTGGCCGGTTGGGAGCGCGCGGTCGCGAGAGGTCGATCTGCAGGCGGGGATGATCGAGGATCAGCTGGCGCAGGATCAGTTCGCCGCGCAGCAGCGGCAGGATATCCACTTTCAGGTAAAGGTGGGCGGCCTTGAGACTGAAGTTGGAATCGGCGCTGGCGGGGATTTCCAGGTCGCGGCAGTCCACGGCCAGCCCGTTGCGCAGGGAATAGCCGATCCGGCCGAAGCTGACCGGTCGGCCGAGCAGCTCGCCGAGGCCGGTGGCGATTTCGGACCGGTAGCTGTTGAGGTCGATGTTGACCAGCACCAGGGCGCCGGCTGCACAGGTGAGCAGAAGCAGCAGGACAATAAGACGGGCAATGGATCGCGAGCGGGGCATCGGTTCCGGTGGTCTGCGCGTGGCGCGGGCTGGAGGTCAGTGGCAATTATAGCGTTTTACCGGGCGCAGACAATCGCAATCCATGCCCCGGTGAAATTTTCTCGTCTCCGGGGCGTTGATTGCGTTCATGGATTCGGGTTTTTTCACCCGCTGTCTTCCGGCCCGTCATTCAGGTTTACAGCTATCGGGCAGACTGTTACCATAGCGCGCTGTTTGTCATGTTCCGGCTGCCGGTGGCGGATCGCCTGCCTCCGGGACCGGTCCCTGCCGGAACCTGATCTGGTGCGGATGCGATGAAAATCAAGCGACTTGAAATTATCGGCTTCAAATCCTTCGTCGACAAGGTGGTGCTCGATTTCCAGCAGGGGGTGACCGGTGTGGTCGGTCCCAACGGCTGCGGCAAGAGCAATATCGTCGATGCCATCCGCTGGGTCATGGGTGAGCAGAACGCCCGCAGCCTGCGCGGCAAGTCGATGGAGGATGTCATTTTCGGCGGCAGCGAAACCCGCAAGCCGCACGGCATGGCCGAGGTGTCGCTGATTTTCGACAACGAGGACGGCCTGGCGCCGCCGGCCTTTGCCGAATATGCCGAAATCATGGTCACCCGCCGTCTTTACCGCAGCGGTGAAAGCGACTACCTGCTCAACAAGACTCCCTGCCGGCTGCTCGACATCGCCGAACTGTTCATGGATACCGGTGTCGGTCGCCGCGCCTACTCCATCATCGAACAGGGCAAGATCGGTTTTATCCTCAATGCCAAGCCGGAAGATCGTCGTTTTCTGATCGAGGAGGCCGCCGGCGTCACCAAGTTCAAGGCTCGCAAGAAGACCGCCACCCGCAAGATCGACGCGACCCGCCAGAACCTGCTGCGTCTCGGCGACATCAT
This portion of the Geothermobacter hydrogeniphilus genome encodes:
- a CDS encoding sodium:solute symporter family protein, whose translation is MGLQGLTYLIVGLTFALYIGIAIWARAGSTKEFYAAGGSVHPVLNGMATGADWMSAASFISMAGLIAAFGYGGALFLMGWTGGYVLLAMLLAPYLRKFGKFTVPQFFGTRYYSQGASTVAVLCLLMASLTYIIGQMTGVGVAFSRFLGVSNSTGIFVGMAIVFCYAVFGGMKGITYTQVAQYCVLILAYTVPAVFISLHLTGNPLPQLGLGSDLAGSSVSLLAKLDQISVDLGFAQYTTHMRGSMLNTFVYTASLMIGTAGLPHVIMRFFTVPTVKDARASAGWALVFIAILYTTAPAVAAMAKINLLTTINPKIMTDNNITAPDAQIKYAERPDWMKRWEKTGLLKFTDKNGDGRIQLYNDKSKDPKFAAAGWKGNELTVNKDIMVLANPEIALLPNWVIALVAAGGLAAALSTAAGLLLAISSAISHDLLKEKFMPDLSEKGELMAGKIAMACSILVAGYLGLNPPDFAAGTVAIAFGLAASSIFPALMMGIFSKTMNKQGAIAGMLAGIGITMLYVFAHKGIFFIKGTSFLGLFGGKANFFLGIEPNAFGAIGALVNFAVAFAVKNMTEPVPEDIANMVEQVRIPKGSGEVTGAH
- a CDS encoding (deoxy)nucleoside triphosphate pyrophosphohydrolase, whose protein sequence is MPPLLVTAAIIEEDGLILVTQRPEGSRHAGKWEFPGGKMEPGESPRQALERELREELNLEISAEDIVETLYHRYPWGAVLILAYRCRIRGGALRHLQVADHRWLPAEQLPEYDFLEADRPLVEKLQRDRPVSNSPPPPAE
- a CDS encoding DUF4212 domain-containing protein, whose protein sequence is MQHDHEGYWKATLGLIRNVLIVWFIVSYGLGILLAPALNSIHLGGYPLGFWFAQQGSMYVFVALIFIYAKLMGNIDKKFDVHED
- a CDS encoding IclR family transcriptional regulator, which encodes MFHRFDDPEGSIGRPAQRKDVQLAARGRDSYSIQSVENALDVLEALCDEEEAVRISRLSQRLGMNKTSVFRLMATFENRGYVEREDNTSKYRLGLSAFEVAQKFLARMGLLRKAKPEMEKLVRDCNETVYLTVRRGSDVLFFDMVDTTHQVKIVSLMGRRYPLTATAAGQIHLAFDDGTAKATNRCTLTEDLARVQVRGWSRDCGVLGDGVASLAVPLFGNGGKLCGGLCMIVPEFRVPQDQLAAGLLPELIETGVVISNKLGHVGHYLNGPKTRQHPPAKSRGKHHI
- a CDS encoding IclR family transcriptional regulator, producing MPTRDKESYSIHSVDNALAVLEALCDEPGDVQISRLSEKLGMNKTSVFRLLATFENRGYVEREEQTGRYRLGLSAYEVGQKLISRMTMLRQARPVMERLARECDEAVYLALRRDDELLFLDMVDTPQQVKIISLVGKRYPLSEIAAGSVILAHSPTEQPLSRELAEIHRRGWASGHDVLGEGIACLSVPLFNGEGTVPASLSFLGPDFRLDEQRLRDNFLPPLREAGQTISSKLGFLGSYLNS
- a CDS encoding putative nucleotidyltransferase substrate binding domain-containing protein, with amino-acid sequence MGLIRKLRDTEPFNHLPEEVFEEFSKAAVIRKYPPQTHIFNQHDKPTGYLYVIKEGLVEIVALTPGGDEMVVDYRKEGSFFGGTPVFTNQAYTAGARTVKPTECYLIPDHLLAEAGKRHPEITEYFTRAIFSRVRSLYADMVSENSRNTLALMEAYPFKKRLSEIMTSPVKTCSPETPVNDIARTMTLHNIGAILVCPGKTRHPRGIITEHDLVAKVLARDDIDPRQAIAADIMTANPHTMTPETYMYEATTFMMGHRIKHMPIVDRGELVGIVSLRDLMKYRSQKSMLLVGSVKEAQSIEELVATRAEVVKVAKALMGETRSPFETMEILSYIHHCILRRGYEIVLEQVQQEGLVLPDIRFCFIIMGSGGRKEMLLGPDQDNGFIYEDFPDERAEEIDAFFIPFAERLVETFARIGYPLCKGKVMVNNPLWRGRLKDWRARITDWIRVPEPQKVRYSTIFFDFMPLVGDPALCQDLRKIVHDLIRKNEIFLWQLMDLDFKHKPPLGLLGRFTVERDEKHKGQLSLKQAGSIFIVDCIRIFLLEHHLDATTTIDRLEELVRLKVFNQETAEHIKAALEAFTYLRLRHEIELIDKGEQPTHYLDPYALSKNEQDLLKEAFRAAAKLQDSTKRHFSRLVG